The following are encoded together in the Sulfoacidibacillus ferrooxidans genome:
- the rplM gene encoding 50S ribosomal protein L13: MRTTYMAKPGAVERKWYVVDAEGMRVGRLATEVASILRGKHKPEYTPHVDTGDFVVIINADKVVFTGNKMHDKMYYRHSGYPGGLKTTSAEEMLSKHPERVMEMAIKGMLPHNSLGADQYRKLKVYAGAEHPHGAQQPQVLELAK, translated from the coding sequence ATGCGGACGACCTATATGGCCAAACCGGGTGCCGTCGAGCGTAAATGGTATGTGGTTGATGCGGAAGGTATGCGCGTTGGCCGGTTAGCGACAGAAGTCGCATCCATTTTGCGAGGCAAGCATAAGCCGGAATATACACCACATGTGGATACTGGTGACTTTGTAGTTATTATTAATGCTGACAAAGTGGTATTTACAGGAAATAAAATGCATGACAAAATGTATTACCGCCATTCTGGATATCCAGGTGGATTGAAAACAACGTCTGCTGAGGAAATGCTGAGTAAGCATCCAGAACGCGTTATGGAAATGGCGATTAAAGGTATGTTGCCACATAACAGTCTTGGTGCTGATCAGTATCGCAAATTAAAAGTATATGCAGGTGCAGAGCATCCACATGGTGCACAACAGCCACAAGTTCTTGAATTAGCTAAGTAG
- a CDS encoding stage II sporulation protein M — MIQLVRRYGKLSFLFFLVGSILGAVFAHPLQHVLLPFVRDIRKVGVSMRGESLIEVAFTIFSHNLTTSLTMLIGGIIFGIIPLVSVMINGALVGFVLTVLTQTTHVNPILLFFTGIFPHGIFEIPAYLLASGFGLELGFTLFRSLWHRKETRSEWVQLRTDFGPSILWIIIFLAIAACIEAGITPHLLAWAIGTHH; from the coding sequence ATGATTCAGCTCGTACGCAGATATGGCAAGTTGTCTTTTTTATTTTTTTTGGTGGGGTCCATTCTTGGGGCGGTCTTTGCACATCCATTGCAACACGTATTGTTACCCTTTGTGCGGGATATTCGAAAAGTTGGAGTCAGTATGAGAGGGGAATCATTGATTGAAGTTGCCTTTACTATCTTCTCGCACAATCTAACGACAAGTCTGACTATGCTTATAGGCGGGATTATTTTTGGCATCATACCGCTTGTATCTGTGATGATCAATGGAGCATTAGTGGGATTTGTCCTTACGGTACTGACTCAAACGACACATGTCAATCCAATCTTATTATTTTTTACAGGCATTTTTCCGCATGGGATCTTTGAGATTCCTGCGTATTTACTTGCCAGTGGGTTTGGTCTTGAATTAGGATTTACGCTGTTTCGTTCGTTGTGGCACCGTAAGGAAACTCGTTCTGAATGGGTACAGTTACGTACTGACTTTGGACCTTCTATCCTTTGGATCATCATATTTTTAGCTATTGCGGCATGCATAGAGGCTGGGATTACTCCTCATTTGTTGGCCTGGGCCATAGGAACGCATCATTAA
- a CDS encoding DHA2 family efflux MFS transporter permease subunit — protein MSFKERFGISFPALFAVVLGVFMAILDTTVVNVAIPKMMAVFNATQDEMQWVITAYLLVTGMLTPISGYLGDRFGQKKIYLIALVIFTTGSALCGLAWSSDVLIFFRVIQAVGGAMLMPVSMTILFSLSKPERRGAVMGIWGIALMFAPALGPTLSGYLVEYVNFRLIFYINVPIGIFSFLLVTATIPEFPAKKTEKMDLPGLITSIIGFFCLLFALSEGPTDGWSSLTIISLFFAAAVLLSMWVVIELTAENPMLDLRLFKRRVFTVSLITSSLLNVAMLGALFILPVFLQDGLGLTPLQTGLLTLPGALLTGILMPISGFLFDKIGARPLGVIGLFIVMMATFQMIQMNYDWTFGAILVIYMFRQAGMGLAMMPLSTAGMNDVTRDKISRATALQNTTRNIAGSIGTAYLSTVMQTNDTKHLAQLLERLTIHSFQGLHVAGQMPSVFGPANSNVVSSMMSVLEQIAFERGTQDAFGVSAIIAIIAWIAVFFIGKKRPPVVTSEADKSHMMMME, from the coding sequence TTGTCGTTTAAAGAGCGCTTTGGCATTAGCTTTCCAGCGTTATTTGCAGTTGTTCTTGGTGTATTTATGGCCATCCTTGATACAACCGTTGTCAACGTCGCTATTCCTAAAATGATGGCTGTCTTTAATGCGACTCAAGATGAGATGCAGTGGGTCATTACTGCATATCTATTGGTTACTGGAATGCTTACTCCAATTAGTGGATATTTAGGTGATCGATTTGGTCAAAAGAAGATTTATTTAATAGCGCTTGTTATATTCACAACGGGATCTGCATTGTGTGGATTGGCATGGAGTTCAGATGTATTAATTTTCTTTCGCGTCATTCAAGCTGTTGGCGGTGCGATGTTAATGCCAGTTAGTATGACCATTTTGTTCTCTTTGTCGAAACCTGAAAGACGCGGTGCCGTTATGGGGATATGGGGTATTGCACTAATGTTTGCACCAGCGCTTGGTCCAACATTGAGTGGATACCTTGTTGAATATGTCAATTTTAGATTGATTTTTTACATCAATGTTCCGATTGGGATTTTTAGCTTTTTACTGGTCACAGCGACGATTCCAGAATTTCCGGCCAAAAAAACGGAGAAAATGGATCTGCCTGGTCTAATCACATCGATTATTGGTTTCTTCTGTTTGTTGTTTGCACTGTCAGAAGGGCCAACAGATGGCTGGAGCTCACTTACGATTATTTCTTTGTTCTTCGCAGCTGCGGTATTACTTTCCATGTGGGTAGTTATCGAATTGACCGCGGAGAATCCAATGCTTGATTTGCGCTTATTTAAGCGCAGAGTATTCACTGTATCACTGATTACGAGTAGTTTATTGAATGTTGCTATGCTTGGTGCATTGTTTATCTTGCCAGTATTTTTGCAAGATGGACTTGGATTAACGCCTCTTCAGACAGGACTATTGACTTTGCCAGGAGCACTGTTGACAGGGATTTTGATGCCGATCAGTGGATTTTTATTTGATAAAATAGGTGCACGGCCGCTTGGCGTGATTGGATTATTTATTGTGATGATGGCCACATTCCAAATGATACAGATGAATTATGATTGGACATTCGGGGCCATTCTTGTAATTTATATGTTTCGGCAGGCAGGTATGGGTCTTGCTATGATGCCTCTATCCACAGCAGGGATGAACGATGTAACGAGAGATAAGATTAGCCGAGCAACGGCCTTGCAAAATACAACTCGTAATATTGCTGGATCCATTGGAACAGCTTATCTCAGTACAGTTATGCAAACCAATGATACAAAACACTTAGCTCAATTATTGGAACGTTTGACCATCCACTCATTTCAAGGGTTGCATGTCGCAGGTCAAATGCCGTCTGTATTTGGCCCGGCAAATAGCAATGTCGTCTCCTCCATGATGAGCGTGCTTGAACAAATTGCCTTTGAACGAGGAACACAAGATGCATTTGGAGTATCTGCTATTATTGCGATTATCGCCTGGATTGCCGTTTTCTTTATTGGGAAAAAGCGTCCACCAGTGGTTACTTCAGAAGCAGATAAATCACATATGATGATGATGGAATAA
- a CDS encoding Mrp/NBP35 family ATP-binding protein, protein MAKVSVTEDAVLEALRVVEDPEVRRSIVEMDMVRHIVIDGSKVDVEIVLTIRGCPMRSVIEDQVRDALLSIPGVTMATITIGTMTDEERDRFATKIRGKEGEETVSPLLQADSSTKFIAVASGKGGVGKSTVTANLAVAFARLGYRVGIVDADIYGFSIPNIFGIADVKPAVVSNLIMPAQTHGLKIVSMHFFVPENRPVIWRGPMLGKMLRNFFQEVHWGELDIMLLDLPPGTGDIALDVHNMLPKSLELIVTTPHVNAADVAVRAGYMAQQVKHDIIGVIENMAYYQCGQCGEKAYLFGQGGGEQVAQTLGTQLLAQIPLGEIGASTTGLFAPESLQGEAFHELAMTLADRLAMQPSVTV, encoded by the coding sequence ATGGCAAAGGTAAGTGTTACAGAAGACGCGGTTCTCGAGGCGCTACGTGTCGTAGAAGATCCGGAAGTTAGACGTAGCATTGTAGAGATGGATATGGTCCGGCACATTGTGATCGATGGGTCAAAAGTGGATGTTGAGATTGTTTTAACAATTCGTGGTTGCCCGATGCGCTCCGTAATTGAGGATCAGGTGCGCGATGCTTTATTGTCGATCCCTGGTGTAACCATGGCTACTATTACGATTGGAACAATGACCGATGAAGAAAGAGATCGGTTTGCCACGAAGATTCGGGGTAAGGAAGGTGAAGAAACGGTATCCCCACTTTTACAAGCCGACTCATCGACTAAGTTTATCGCTGTGGCGAGTGGAAAAGGTGGAGTTGGAAAGTCAACTGTTACGGCTAACTTAGCTGTTGCTTTTGCACGTCTTGGATATCGTGTAGGTATTGTGGATGCGGATATTTATGGATTCTCTATACCTAATATTTTTGGTATTGCAGATGTTAAACCAGCAGTTGTATCTAACCTGATTATGCCTGCACAAACGCATGGGCTAAAGATCGTCAGTATGCATTTCTTTGTGCCTGAAAATCGTCCTGTGATTTGGCGGGGACCGATGTTAGGAAAAATGTTGCGTAACTTTTTTCAAGAAGTGCACTGGGGTGAATTGGATATCATGTTGCTTGACTTGCCACCTGGCACTGGCGATATCGCATTAGATGTTCATAACATGCTGCCGAAAAGTCTAGAGTTAATTGTGACTACACCACATGTCAACGCAGCTGATGTGGCTGTAAGAGCTGGATATATGGCACAACAAGTGAAGCATGATATTATTGGGGTCATTGAAAATATGGCGTATTATCAGTGCGGTCAATGTGGTGAAAAAGCTTATCTGTTTGGACAAGGTGGCGGCGAGCAAGTGGCACAGACGCTTGGAACTCAGTTACTGGCACAAATTCCTCTAGGGGAAATAGGGGCTTCAACGACAGGGTTATTTGCACCTGAAAGTCTTCAAGGTGAAGCGTTTCATGAATTAGCTATGACATTAGCAGATCGTCTTGCCATGCAACCATCAGTAACGGTGTGA
- a CDS encoding HlyD family secretion protein has product MKSSRTIGIFTIVLIAVIVILVGGGYYVYEQANYVTSSDASIQGTIVPLTAPQDGTLQNWNLSIGENVTKHAVIGQTDGLAGITDIYAPISGTVVQNNAVDNELVVPGQPLGYVVNLNNLDVVANVQETEINNVAVGKTVDITINAYPNTSFTGTVTQIGGGSTVVTEGVPNTSLTGAFNKQTQRVPVYISIAGSEGKTLMPGMSVEVSIHRN; this is encoded by the coding sequence GTGAAAAGTTCACGCACCATAGGAATATTTACCATCGTCCTTATTGCAGTTATCGTAATCTTAGTTGGCGGTGGATACTATGTTTATGAACAAGCAAACTATGTAACGAGTTCTGATGCCAGTATACAAGGGACCATCGTTCCGCTTACAGCTCCTCAAGACGGGACATTACAAAATTGGAACTTATCCATAGGGGAAAATGTGACGAAACATGCAGTCATCGGTCAAACCGATGGCTTGGCAGGGATAACGGACATCTATGCTCCGATTTCAGGCACTGTAGTACAAAATAACGCTGTTGATAACGAGCTAGTTGTTCCAGGGCAACCTTTAGGATACGTAGTCAACTTAAACAATCTTGATGTGGTCGCCAATGTTCAAGAAACAGAAATTAATAATGTAGCTGTTGGTAAAACAGTCGATATAACAATTAATGCATATCCAAACACAAGTTTTACAGGTACCGTTACTCAAATTGGCGGTGGTTCTACTGTAGTGACAGAAGGTGTTCCAAATACGAGTTTGACGGGTGCATTTAATAAGCAAACACAACGGGTTCCCGTATATATTTCAATCGCCGGTAGTGAAGGGAAGACGTTAATGCCTGGAATGTCTGTAGAAGTCTCGATTCACCGTAATTAG
- the gerD gene encoding spore germination lipoprotein GerD produces the protein MVNQLLKRITPALFATTLLLTSCSMGGDQAASNESTNDSSQQQTNGQQASKPSYPDIKAMVIDILHSKDGMNTLKDTISTPEFKRQAAITDADISAAVEKALQQGQNKSFLADQMKDTTFAAAIVKASRQQMTEVQKQLMKDPEYQKSLLTLMASPEFQQTQLQLLKSPEYRKEVMKIMTEALQEPTFRLLFMDSMKEAVKSSGGGNPKQMGQQKSKDSSSQGNKEEDKGSGSDSDSGGGGDGGSDKGDSGSDSGS, from the coding sequence GTGGTAAACCAACTACTAAAACGAATAACCCCAGCTCTTTTTGCGACAACCCTTTTGCTCACGAGTTGTTCGATGGGAGGAGATCAAGCGGCAAGTAATGAATCGACAAATGACTCCTCTCAACAACAGACAAACGGCCAACAAGCAAGTAAGCCAAGCTACCCTGATATTAAAGCGATGGTCATTGACATTTTGCATAGCAAAGATGGCATGAACACATTGAAAGATACAATCTCTACACCTGAATTTAAACGACAAGCTGCCATTACTGATGCGGATATCTCTGCCGCGGTAGAAAAAGCATTGCAACAAGGACAAAACAAATCCTTTTTAGCGGATCAAATGAAAGACACCACATTTGCCGCAGCTATTGTAAAAGCCTCTCGGCAACAGATGACAGAGGTACAAAAACAGCTGATGAAAGATCCTGAATATCAAAAATCATTACTTACTTTAATGGCTTCACCAGAATTTCAACAAACCCAATTACAACTATTAAAAAGTCCTGAATATCGCAAAGAAGTGATGAAAATCATGACTGAAGCATTACAAGAACCTACATTTCGTCTGCTCTTTATGGATAGCATGAAAGAGGCTGTAAAGTCTTCTGGTGGAGGAAATCCAAAACAAATGGGTCAACAAAAATCCAAAGATAGCAGTAGTCAAGGCAACAAAGAAGAGGATAAAGGTAGTGGTAGCGATAGTGACTCCGGTGGCGGCGGAGATGGTGGCAGTGACAAAGGAGATAGCGGTTCAGATAGTGGTAGTTAA
- a CDS encoding SGNH/GDSL hydrolase family protein, with product MIYLALGDSITFGYDASSDEHRFVNILTQKLTQVARTSVHLHAKPGWTSSQLLRSLDKIPPCILDEAQLISLMIGGNDLIKVMPWYLDDVDTAKERLEKSFYPQVLAIVDKVKKNPDAILMICTVYNPFPKSDIAKKALTDLNQLLRDIAKKRGCVIVPVDEWYGGSEEQFVNGFKRGELQDFRLVRNPIHPNDAGHERIAEAILASYLSIRKRQQGTSSKHPARMDKGPQVKKRLKRRKSASGV from the coding sequence ATGATCTATCTAGCGTTAGGCGATTCTATTACATTTGGTTATGATGCTTCAAGTGATGAGCACCGTTTCGTCAATATTTTGACTCAAAAGCTAACTCAGGTGGCGCGAACTAGTGTACATCTGCATGCAAAACCGGGATGGACATCAAGCCAATTATTGCGATCGCTTGATAAAATTCCACCATGTATTCTTGACGAAGCGCAATTGATTAGTCTGATGATTGGTGGCAATGACCTCATAAAAGTGATGCCGTGGTATCTAGACGATGTAGATACTGCAAAGGAACGATTGGAAAAATCCTTTTATCCACAAGTTTTAGCGATTGTTGATAAAGTCAAAAAAAATCCTGACGCCATTTTGATGATTTGCACAGTCTATAATCCTTTTCCTAAGTCTGATATTGCAAAGAAGGCGTTAACTGATCTCAATCAACTGTTGCGGGATATTGCGAAGAAACGTGGTTGTGTAATCGTTCCTGTCGATGAATGGTATGGCGGAAGTGAAGAACAATTTGTCAACGGATTCAAACGGGGAGAATTGCAGGACTTTCGACTTGTGCGCAATCCGATTCATCCAAATGACGCGGGACATGAACGCATAGCAGAGGCGATTTTGGCCAGTTATCTGAGTATCCGCAAGCGGCAACAAGGGACCAGTAGTAAACACCCGGCTAGAATGGATAAGGGTCCACAGGTTAAAAAACGATTAAAGAGACGCAAGAGTGCTTCTGGTGTATAA
- the rocF gene encoding arginase, translating into MNQSNNKRLRVIGVPSDLGQGRRGVDMGPSAIRYAGLSDRLKELGYEVQDLGNIDVPTPESRVQGLEKLKYLDQVRVVCDELRVLVRDALQEGFLPIVLGGDHSLSIGSVAGAVEARGNLGCIWFDAHGDMNTDETTPSGNIHGMPLAASLGLGHTDLVSLGGFSPKLQAKNVVLVGARSIDDEERRLIRESGMHVFTMADVDEMGISVVMHKAIELASQGTKGVHLSVDLDALDPMYAPGVGTAVNGGFTYREGHLAMEVLAASGCVTSVDFVEVNPILDLQNRTGQMAVELASSLLGLTVM; encoded by the coding sequence ATGAATCAATCGAATAATAAAAGGCTACGAGTCATTGGAGTTCCTTCCGACTTAGGACAGGGAAGACGCGGTGTCGATATGGGGCCTAGCGCCATTCGCTATGCAGGGCTTTCTGATCGTTTGAAAGAATTGGGATATGAAGTTCAAGATTTAGGTAACATTGATGTACCGACACCGGAATCACGTGTGCAGGGTTTAGAAAAGCTGAAGTATTTGGATCAAGTACGCGTTGTTTGTGATGAATTGCGCGTTCTCGTGCGCGATGCCTTGCAGGAGGGATTTCTACCGATCGTACTTGGTGGCGATCATAGTTTATCGATCGGCAGTGTGGCAGGTGCTGTGGAGGCTAGAGGCAATCTCGGATGTATCTGGTTTGATGCACACGGAGATATGAATACGGACGAGACGACACCAAGTGGCAATATTCACGGGATGCCTTTGGCAGCGTCACTTGGGTTGGGGCATACTGACCTTGTGTCACTTGGCGGCTTTAGCCCAAAGTTGCAAGCTAAAAATGTTGTTCTCGTTGGCGCGCGATCCATCGATGATGAGGAGCGCCGATTAATTCGGGAGTCAGGTATGCATGTATTTACTATGGCTGATGTAGATGAGATGGGTATTAGCGTCGTCATGCATAAGGCGATCGAACTTGCATCGCAAGGTACAAAAGGTGTGCATCTTAGCGTAGATCTAGATGCGCTTGATCCCATGTATGCGCCTGGTGTTGGCACTGCAGTCAATGGTGGATTTACATATAGAGAAGGTCATCTTGCCATGGAAGTACTGGCCGCTAGTGGATGTGTGACTTCTGTTGACTTTGTTGAAGTGAATCCCATTCTTGATTTGCAAAATCGCACAGGGCAGATGGCTGTTGAGCTTGCATCGTCATTACTTGGCCTTACGGTTATGTAA
- a CDS encoding HlyD family secretion protein: MQGASAIRVILINLIVVVVLFALIIAGYFYYTNSTNYVTTQDAQVSGTIVPITVPFTGTITHWYAAVNSTVNQGELLGNQSNSSVFALNPGLSQMIGNNKSMLNKLKDEETVTSPISGTILQNNVAVGQVVEPGQVVAEVVNLGNLNITANILETEIRHVSVGQTVNISIDGIPNTSFKGTVQSIGDTTTSAFSVIPNPDAAQGSYTAVAQRIPVTISLNGGYAGKALVPGMSAVVSIQVNNNNS, encoded by the coding sequence ATGCAGGGAGCAAGTGCGATTCGTGTCATCTTAATTAACTTGATCGTTGTTGTTGTTCTTTTTGCGCTGATTATTGCAGGATATTTTTACTATACGAACTCAACTAACTACGTTACTACTCAGGATGCACAAGTTTCAGGAACGATCGTTCCCATTACTGTTCCTTTTACAGGTACAATTACACACTGGTATGCTGCCGTGAATAGTACAGTTAATCAAGGAGAACTGCTCGGAAATCAGTCTAACTCATCAGTTTTTGCTTTAAATCCAGGTCTTTCGCAGATGATTGGAAATAACAAATCCATGTTAAATAAGTTAAAAGATGAAGAAACGGTGACGTCGCCTATTAGCGGTACGATTCTTCAGAACAATGTTGCGGTTGGACAGGTGGTAGAACCAGGACAGGTGGTAGCTGAAGTTGTCAACTTGGGCAATTTGAATATTACTGCCAATATTTTAGAAACCGAAATTCGTCACGTGAGTGTTGGGCAAACTGTAAATATTAGTATTGATGGGATCCCTAATACGAGCTTTAAAGGAACGGTTCAATCCATTGGAGACACGACAACATCTGCTTTTTCTGTAATTCCAAATCCAGATGCGGCACAAGGTAGTTATACAGCCGTTGCGCAACGGATTCCCGTGACGATCAGCCTCAATGGTGGCTATGCTGGAAAGGCGCTTGTTCCAGGAATGAGTGCGGTAGTCAGCATTCAAGTGAACAATAATAATAGCTGA
- a CDS encoding TetR/AcrR family transcriptional regulator produces MTEPSHIAGEVKTHQRIIEAALQEFTQHGYKGASTRAIAERAAVNEVTLFRHFGNKVDLLRIAVEYEVAQVKLPDNVDAFVEMDLREGFSRLIREYLMQLTRKGDILMLGFAESYSHPQIVDSLKGLFWRIRTMLQSYFSIMQESGKMRQADSYVLAQIVIATLHTAPVVRKTAPKEVSDQLTDERLVSSLVETIVTAYEVVKDRP; encoded by the coding sequence ATGACTGAACCTTCCCATATTGCGGGAGAGGTGAAGACTCACCAGCGCATTATTGAAGCCGCTTTGCAAGAGTTTACTCAGCATGGATACAAGGGTGCAAGTACGCGTGCTATTGCTGAAAGGGCTGCAGTTAACGAAGTTACCTTGTTTCGACATTTTGGTAATAAAGTTGATTTATTGCGGATTGCTGTTGAGTATGAAGTCGCTCAGGTTAAGCTTCCAGATAATGTAGATGCATTTGTTGAAATGGATTTACGTGAGGGTTTCTCTCGGTTAATTCGGGAATACTTAATGCAATTGACACGTAAGGGCGACATATTGATGTTAGGTTTTGCGGAATCGTATTCGCATCCACAGATTGTTGATTCTCTTAAAGGTTTGTTCTGGAGAATTAGGACGATGCTACAATCGTACTTTTCTATCATGCAAGAGTCTGGAAAGATGCGTCAAGCAGATAGCTATGTACTGGCACAGATAGTCATTGCTACGCTTCATACGGCACCCGTAGTTAGAAAAACTGCACCGAAAGAAGTTTCTGACCAATTGACGGATGAAAGATTGGTTTCGTCTCTAGTGGAAACTATTGTTACTGCCTACGAAGTAGTCAAAGATAGACCCTAG
- the rpsI gene encoding 30S ribosomal protein S9, protein MAQLQYWGTGRRKTSVARVRLLPGEGRVEINHREMDEYFGLETLKLIVKQPLLVADVLGRYDVLVNVHGGGISGQAGAIRHGIARALLKVDPDLRPALKREGLLTRDARMKERKKYGLKAARRAPQFSKR, encoded by the coding sequence TTGGCACAATTACAGTATTGGGGCACAGGACGTCGGAAGACATCTGTGGCGCGTGTTCGTTTGTTGCCAGGTGAAGGCCGAGTAGAAATTAACCATCGTGAGATGGATGAGTACTTTGGTCTTGAAACACTTAAGTTAATTGTAAAACAACCATTACTCGTAGCTGATGTTTTAGGACGCTATGATGTTCTTGTCAATGTTCATGGTGGTGGGATTTCTGGACAGGCTGGGGCTATTCGTCATGGTATCGCTCGAGCACTGTTGAAAGTTGATCCTGATTTGCGCCCTGCATTGAAACGTGAAGGATTATTGACACGTGATGCACGCATGAAAGAGCGTAAGAAATACGGGTTAAAAGCAGCTCGCCGTGCACCGCAGTTTTCTAAACGCTAA
- the mnmH gene encoding tRNA 2-selenouridine(34) synthase MnmH, with protein sequence MFVDERYEDMVERDDLIWIDVRSGSEFQEATIPHAVNIPLFNDEERARIGTVYKQVSKAAAMELGLEIASEKLPHIVASVRGACADGKKPVIFCWRGGMRSKTVATVIDLMGISSIRLSGGYRAYRQVVVDQLAQYAGVELPPVIVLHGMTGVGKTNILHKLAKRGEPVLDLEGLAGHRGSVFGGIGLDVANQRTFDSLLLAQLQKLQHSPYIFMEAESRRIGRVTMPEFLFVAKQQGYNIELTAPMDVRVARTLLQYRLHDDQLFADQVLYALQYIEKRFSPDLRQRVFEWHAMGDYPSLVEALLVEYYDPRYQHAMESYDREFTCLDVTDYELATEQICTYAQEHIKRVTAFQ encoded by the coding sequence ATGTTTGTAGATGAGCGATATGAAGACATGGTAGAGCGCGACGATTTGATATGGATCGACGTAAGATCTGGTAGTGAATTTCAAGAAGCTACGATTCCTCATGCAGTGAATATTCCTCTATTTAATGATGAGGAGCGAGCTCGCATTGGTACTGTGTATAAACAGGTGAGTAAAGCTGCTGCGATGGAACTTGGACTGGAGATCGCATCTGAAAAGTTACCGCACATCGTTGCAAGTGTGCGCGGCGCGTGTGCAGATGGGAAAAAACCAGTTATTTTTTGCTGGCGTGGTGGCATGCGTAGTAAAACAGTGGCGACAGTCATTGATCTGATGGGGATCTCCAGTATTCGTTTGAGTGGTGGCTATAGGGCCTATCGACAAGTGGTTGTAGATCAACTTGCGCAGTATGCAGGCGTAGAGTTGCCGCCAGTTATCGTTCTACATGGCATGACAGGCGTAGGCAAAACAAATATTTTACACAAATTGGCTAAGCGTGGTGAACCGGTGCTTGATCTAGAGGGCCTAGCTGGACATCGGGGATCTGTATTTGGTGGTATTGGCCTTGATGTGGCGAATCAACGCACATTTGATAGTTTGCTTCTTGCACAACTTCAAAAGTTGCAACATAGTCCATACATCTTCATGGAGGCTGAAAGCAGGCGTATTGGACGGGTGACCATGCCTGAATTTTTATTTGTTGCCAAACAGCAGGGGTATAACATCGAGCTTACAGCGCCCATGGATGTGCGGGTTGCACGTACATTGTTGCAATATCGTTTGCATGATGACCAATTATTTGCTGATCAAGTCCTGTATGCACTTCAATATATCGAAAAACGATTCTCTCCAGATTTGCGTCAACGAGTGTTTGAGTGGCATGCGATGGGGGATTATCCTTCATTAGTAGAGGCGTTGCTTGTTGAATATTATGACCCCCGCTATCAGCATGCCATGGAAAGCTACGACCGGGAGTTCACTTGCTTAGATGTCACTGATTATGAGTTAGCGACAGAACAAATCTGTACTTATGCACAGGAACATATCAAACGAGTAACGGCGTTCCAGTAA
- the pdaB gene encoding polysaccharide deacetylase family sporulation protein PdaB, which translates to MNSVRRFVARVSLAATLFCTGFALSAPVSLAAQSPAMTKPPAAIYKVATSNKVLALTFDISWGDKAPGPILDILQAKHVTKATFFLSGPWVLHHQEIAKRIKAMGFEIGSHGHMHKNYSEHTDTWVREQVQKSEQAIKDVLGVKTTLIRTPNGDFNKHTIQVLNQMGYTVIQWNTDSLDWMNPGVEQIKQRVLTRCIPGDIILMHASDSCKQTHLALPAIIDGLRAKGYQFATVSELISGANVHSTVQ; encoded by the coding sequence ATGAATTCGGTGCGACGCTTTGTTGCACGTGTCAGCCTTGCTGCCACGTTGTTTTGCACAGGTTTCGCCCTATCAGCGCCGGTGAGTCTTGCAGCGCAAAGCCCTGCAATGACCAAACCACCTGCTGCGATTTATAAGGTAGCTACGTCAAATAAAGTTCTTGCACTTACATTTGACATCTCATGGGGCGATAAAGCGCCAGGACCTATTCTTGATATCTTACAAGCAAAACACGTGACTAAAGCTACTTTTTTTCTTTCTGGACCGTGGGTTTTGCACCATCAAGAGATAGCCAAACGAATTAAAGCCATGGGTTTTGAAATTGGAAGTCATGGCCATATGCATAAAAATTACTCCGAGCATACAGATACTTGGGTGCGAGAGCAAGTACAAAAGTCGGAACAAGCCATAAAAGATGTCCTTGGTGTCAAAACCACTTTGATTCGAACTCCAAATGGAGACTTTAACAAACATACCATCCAAGTCCTCAATCAAATGGGCTATACAGTGATTCAATGGAACACAGACTCGCTTGATTGGATGAACCCAGGTGTAGAACAGATTAAACAGCGTGTCCTCACTCGATGCATACCAGGCGACATCATCTTAATGCACGCAAGCGATAGCTGTAAACAAACGCACCTAGCACTGCCAGCGATTATTGATGGCCTGCGCGCAAAAGGATACCAATTTGCAACTGTATCAGAATTAATCTCAGGTGCAAATGTTCATTCTACTGTTCAATAG